The following coding sequences are from one Gossypium raimondii isolate GPD5lz chromosome 4, ASM2569854v1, whole genome shotgun sequence window:
- the LOC105767728 gene encoding probable LRR receptor-like serine/threonine-protein kinase At1g74360, with product MLEDKAYSCCSLVIRIFLILITAFAAVSGNSLDTDKEVLLNLKSFLEEQNRVNRGRYTEWNEKSSNPCEWYGILCSNGEARIVGMDLSDSNISGEMFNNFSALTHLQHLDLSTNTLNGVILDDLNRCHNLVYLNLSHNILGGELMLTGLTGLEKLDLSTNRFHGEVKFSFPAICHKLVVANLSMNNFWGSTDYFDGCWNPQYLDLSSNNFSGNIWTGFATLIEFSVAENYFTGSVPASCFMENCTVQILDL from the exons ATGTTAGAAGACAAAGCTTACTCATGCTGCTCTTTAGTTATTCGCATATTCTTAATCCTAATTACAG CTTTTGCTGCTGTTTCAGGAAATTCTCTAGACACAGACAAAGAAGTCCTGCTGAACCTGAAATCATTTCTGGAAGAACAAAACCGAGTTAATCGAGGAAGATACACAGAATGGAATGAAAAGAGCTCAAATCCATGTGAGTGGTATGGAATCTTGTGCTCTAATGGCGAGGCGAGAATCGTTGGTATGGACCTTTCTGACAGCAATATTTCTGGGGAAATGTTCAACAACTTCTCAGCCTTAACTCACCTTCAACATCTTGATCTCTCTACAAACACGCTAAATGGAGTGATCCTTGATGATTTGAATAGATGCCACAACCTTGTGTATCTCAACTTATCACATAATATTCTCGGAGGTGAGCTGATGTTGACTGGATTGACCGGTTTAGAGAAGCTTGATTTGTCTACTAATCGGTTTCATGGGGAGGTCAAGTTTAGTTTCCCAGCAATTTGCCACAAACTAGTTGTTGCAAACCTTTCAATGAATAATTTCTGGGGTAGCACTGACTACTTCGATGGCTGCTGGAATCCGCAGTATCTGGATTTGAGCTCCAATAATTTTAGTGGTAATATTTGGACAGGGTTTGCAACGCTAATTGAGTTTTCAGTTGCTGAAAACTATTTCACAGGGTCAGTCCCGGCATCTTGTTTTATGGAGAATTGTACTGTGCAGATTTTGGATCTATAG